The Ananas comosus cultivar F153 linkage group 7, ASM154086v1, whole genome shotgun sequence genome has a window encoding:
- the LOC109713430 gene encoding CLIP-associated protein-like isoform X1 encodes MEKDVEIPRGISPKWKSSSRESSFFGVIGENDIAVKPVEPIEIYSERDLTREIGRICSNLHPDKDWFVRVTAMQTIEGLVLGGAANYPSFCLLLKQLVAPLHTQLLDRRSSIIKQACHLLSFLSKELLGDFESYAEMFIPVLLKLVVITVYVIAESADNCIKMMLRNCKVSRILPRIVNCVKNDRSAVLRARCCEYALLILGYWADTPEILRSADLYEDLIKCSVADAVSEVRSTARACYRMFAKIWPERSTRLFLSFDTVRQKIINDEDGEKHEICASPSLNKQAIQLLQTPSHAPSLNSPACATSNALAMDKTIDFASLSQTKLWSISDSEKNYQSLLSACKEKGPPIAISVKAVNVSDKESPHISYLNNSDLGVDHLSASFSLQNSAFSHASTATLNKDIVNHGDQDSENLIPLVHSAKDSTKSPNAGQLSLDSVSASSLPCTSKSSEKSQNGGVIEFTNDIRSSKQLSHQIDGNFIPNFRRPLLKQQVNNLLLATCVNSFDDSELLLGEMASYIDAPSSLNDSLVEGLKPSSGWIMRIFAFNYVHSLLQQGPKGIQEITQSFDKIMKLFCRYLDDPHHKVAQAAFSTLLEMIPGFKKPFETYLDRTLPQVFGRLNDPKESIRQSCSKILDIVGAYYGIESLLPALVRSFDEKKSPKAKLAIIQFANSSFSKQVINDDDYSGHGFLKLWLSKLEPLFNDKNIKLKEAAVTGFLSIYSNYNPGSVLTFILSFSVEKQKVLRRALKRYTSRIEIDIVNFVHTKKDRQWPRSFYDHFDSTGTSFNETYCGAPMKGSASKDGLRKMNSMQQCSTSLSQSDCGENMQLVYHNNKAGLDSQVHRHNIPTQLMIADEKLTSDSGTSFPQLLHQVSGNDRKSSSDKHKALHQLAEVLKTSEHSAMAKVIDLFTGFPLFNLHN; translated from the exons ATGGAGAAGGATGTGGAGATTCCGAGGGGAATTAGCCCGAAATGGAAGAGCAGTTCGAGGGAATCATCGTTCTTCGGAG ttataggAGAAAATGATATTGCCGTAAAGCCAGTTGAGCCTATCGAGATATACTCTGAGAGGGATTTGACAAGGGAAATTGGGAGAATTTGTTCGAATTTACATCCAGATAAAGATTGGTTTGTTCGGGTGACAGCCATGCAGACAATCGAAGGCCTGGTGCTTGGAG GTGCTGCCAATTATCCATCATTTTGCCTTCTTCTAAAGCAGCTTGTTGCCCCATTACACACTCAGCTACTGGATCGACGCTCTAGCATCATTAAACAG GCCTGTCATCTATTGAGCTTCTTATCAAAGGAACTTCTAGGAGACTTTGAGTCTTATGCTGAGATGTTCATTCCG GTTCTCCTTAAGCTTGTTGTTATAACAGTTTATGTAATTGCTGAGTCAGCAGACAATTGTATAAAAATG ATGTTGCGGAACTGCAAGGTTTCACGTATTCTTCCACGAATTGTCAATTGTGTCAAGAATGACCGAAGTGCAGTTCTACGTGCTAG GTGCTGTGAGTATGCACTTCTGATACTAGGGTACTGGGCTGATACCCCAGAAATACTTCGTTCAGCTGATTTGTATGAAGATCTGATTAAGTGCAGTGTAGCAGATGCCGTTAGTGAG GTGCGATCAACTGCACGAGCTTGCTACAGGATGTTTGCCAAAATTTGGCCGGAGCGTTCCACTCGCCTTTTCTTGTCATTTGACACTGTCAGACAAAAG ATAATCAATGATGAAGATGGCGAGAAGCACGAAATATGTGCTTCTCCATCACTTAACAAACAAGCAATTCAACTACTGCAAACTCCATCTCATGCTCCTAGCCTAAATTCACCTGCATGTGCTACTTCTAATGCACTTGCAATGGACAAGACCATCGATTTTGCTTCTTTATCACAAACAAAGCTATGGTCAATCAGTGATTCAGAAAAAAATTACCAGAGTCTTCTCTCTGCTTGTAAAGAAAAGGGTCCACCAATTGCAATATCCGTGAAAGCTGTAAATGTATCAGACAAGGAAAGCCCTCATATTTCATACTTGAACAATTCTGATTTAG GAGTTGATCACTTGTCTGCAAGTTTCTCTTTACAGAATTCAGCATTTTCTCATGCATCCACGGCTACTTTAAACAAGGATATTGTAAATCATGGCGATCAAGATTCAGAAAATCTCATCCCTCTGGTCCACTCGGCGAAAGATTCTACGAAATCACCTAACGCCGGTCAGTTATCATTAGATTCCGTGTCAGCCTCTTCATTGCCTTGCACTTCAAAAAGTTCAGAAAAGTCTCAAAATGGGGGTGTCATTGAATTCACTAATGATATTAGATCAAGTAAGCAACTTTCTCATCAAATTGACGGTAATTTTATCCCCAATTTTCGCCGACCGCTTCTAAAACAACAAGTCAATAACTTGCTTCTGGCGACCTGCGTAAATAGTTTTGATGATAGTGAGCTTTTACTGGGTGAAATGGCTAGCTATATCGATGCTCCATCATCTCTTAATGATTCTCTAGTTGAGGGCCTAAAGCCAAGTTCAGGTTGGATTATGAGGATTTTCGCATTCAATTATGTCCATTCATTGTTGCAGCAAGGACCCAAAGGAATTCAGGAAATTACCCAGAGTTTTGACAAGATCATGAAGCTCTTTTGCCGATATTTGGATGATCCTCATCATAAAGTAGCACAAGCTGCTTTCTCAACACTATTGGAGATGATCCCAGGTTTTAAAAAGCCTTTTGAGACTTATCTTGACAGGACTTTACCGCAAGTTTTTGGTCGGTTAAATGACCCAAAGGAATCAATTAGACAATCATGCTCAAAAATCTTAGACATTGTCGGTGCATATTATGGAATTGAATCCTTATTACCAGCGCTTGTCCGTTCATTCGATGAAAAGAAGTCCCCTAAGGCAAAATTAGCTATCATTCAGTTTGCAAATAGCTCATTCAGCAAACAAGTTATAAATGATGATGATTATTCTGGTCATGGATTTCTTAAActatggctttctaagctagaacctttatttaatgacaaaaatataaagCTAAAAGAAGCAGCTGTGACTGGATTCCTatcaatttattcaaattacAATCCTGGATCTGTTTTAACATTTATACTTAGCTTCTCAGTTGAAAAACAGAAAGTGCTCAGACGGGCACTTAAGCGGTATACTTCGAGGATAGAGATTGATATAGTGAATTTTGTTCACACTAAGAAAGACAGGCAATGGCCAAGATCTTTCTATGACCATTTTGATTCCACTGGAACATCTTTCAATGAAACTTATTGTGGAGCACCAATGAAAGGTTCTGCTAGCAAGGATGGTTTAAGGAAAATGAACTCCATGCAGCAATGTTCCACTTCCCTCAGTCAGTCTGATTGTGGTGAAAATATGCAGCTAGTTTATCATAACAACAAGGCTGGCTTGGACTCTCAGGTGCACAGGCACAATATACCAACGCAGCTCATGATCGCAGATGAAAAGCTGACTTCAGATAGTGGAACCAGCTTTCCCCAACTGCTCCATCAG GTTAGCGGGAATGATCGAAAGTCAAGTTCAGACAAACATAAGGCACTTCATCAGTTGGCTGAAGTTCTGAAAACCAGTGAACATTCTGCCATGGCCAAGGTTATAGACCTGTTTACAGGCTTTCCTCTATTCAATTTACATAATTGA
- the LOC109713430 gene encoding CLIP-associated protein-like isoform X2, with translation MEKDVEIPRGISPKWKSSSRESSFFGGENDIAVKPVEPIEIYSERDLTREIGRICSNLHPDKDWFVRVTAMQTIEGLVLGGAANYPSFCLLLKQLVAPLHTQLLDRRSSIIKQACHLLSFLSKELLGDFESYAEMFIPVLLKLVVITVYVIAESADNCIKMMLRNCKVSRILPRIVNCVKNDRSAVLRARCCEYALLILGYWADTPEILRSADLYEDLIKCSVADAVSEVRSTARACYRMFAKIWPERSTRLFLSFDTVRQKIINDEDGEKHEICASPSLNKQAIQLLQTPSHAPSLNSPACATSNALAMDKTIDFASLSQTKLWSISDSEKNYQSLLSACKEKGPPIAISVKAVNVSDKESPHISYLNNSDLGVDHLSASFSLQNSAFSHASTATLNKDIVNHGDQDSENLIPLVHSAKDSTKSPNAGQLSLDSVSASSLPCTSKSSEKSQNGGVIEFTNDIRSSKQLSHQIDGNFIPNFRRPLLKQQVNNLLLATCVNSFDDSELLLGEMASYIDAPSSLNDSLVEGLKPSSGWIMRIFAFNYVHSLLQQGPKGIQEITQSFDKIMKLFCRYLDDPHHKVAQAAFSTLLEMIPGFKKPFETYLDRTLPQVFGRLNDPKESIRQSCSKILDIVGAYYGIESLLPALVRSFDEKKSPKAKLAIIQFANSSFSKQVINDDDYSGHGFLKLWLSKLEPLFNDKNIKLKEAAVTGFLSIYSNYNPGSVLTFILSFSVEKQKVLRRALKRYTSRIEIDIVNFVHTKKDRQWPRSFYDHFDSTGTSFNETYCGAPMKGSASKDGLRKMNSMQQCSTSLSQSDCGENMQLVYHNNKAGLDSQVHRHNIPTQLMIADEKLTSDSGTSFPQLLHQVSGNDRKSSSDKHKALHQLAEVLKTSEHSAMAKVIDLFTGFPLFNLHN, from the exons ATGGAGAAGGATGTGGAGATTCCGAGGGGAATTAGCCCGAAATGGAAGAGCAGTTCGAGGGAATCATCGTTCTTCGGAG gAGAAAATGATATTGCCGTAAAGCCAGTTGAGCCTATCGAGATATACTCTGAGAGGGATTTGACAAGGGAAATTGGGAGAATTTGTTCGAATTTACATCCAGATAAAGATTGGTTTGTTCGGGTGACAGCCATGCAGACAATCGAAGGCCTGGTGCTTGGAG GTGCTGCCAATTATCCATCATTTTGCCTTCTTCTAAAGCAGCTTGTTGCCCCATTACACACTCAGCTACTGGATCGACGCTCTAGCATCATTAAACAG GCCTGTCATCTATTGAGCTTCTTATCAAAGGAACTTCTAGGAGACTTTGAGTCTTATGCTGAGATGTTCATTCCG GTTCTCCTTAAGCTTGTTGTTATAACAGTTTATGTAATTGCTGAGTCAGCAGACAATTGTATAAAAATG ATGTTGCGGAACTGCAAGGTTTCACGTATTCTTCCACGAATTGTCAATTGTGTCAAGAATGACCGAAGTGCAGTTCTACGTGCTAG GTGCTGTGAGTATGCACTTCTGATACTAGGGTACTGGGCTGATACCCCAGAAATACTTCGTTCAGCTGATTTGTATGAAGATCTGATTAAGTGCAGTGTAGCAGATGCCGTTAGTGAG GTGCGATCAACTGCACGAGCTTGCTACAGGATGTTTGCCAAAATTTGGCCGGAGCGTTCCACTCGCCTTTTCTTGTCATTTGACACTGTCAGACAAAAG ATAATCAATGATGAAGATGGCGAGAAGCACGAAATATGTGCTTCTCCATCACTTAACAAACAAGCAATTCAACTACTGCAAACTCCATCTCATGCTCCTAGCCTAAATTCACCTGCATGTGCTACTTCTAATGCACTTGCAATGGACAAGACCATCGATTTTGCTTCTTTATCACAAACAAAGCTATGGTCAATCAGTGATTCAGAAAAAAATTACCAGAGTCTTCTCTCTGCTTGTAAAGAAAAGGGTCCACCAATTGCAATATCCGTGAAAGCTGTAAATGTATCAGACAAGGAAAGCCCTCATATTTCATACTTGAACAATTCTGATTTAG GAGTTGATCACTTGTCTGCAAGTTTCTCTTTACAGAATTCAGCATTTTCTCATGCATCCACGGCTACTTTAAACAAGGATATTGTAAATCATGGCGATCAAGATTCAGAAAATCTCATCCCTCTGGTCCACTCGGCGAAAGATTCTACGAAATCACCTAACGCCGGTCAGTTATCATTAGATTCCGTGTCAGCCTCTTCATTGCCTTGCACTTCAAAAAGTTCAGAAAAGTCTCAAAATGGGGGTGTCATTGAATTCACTAATGATATTAGATCAAGTAAGCAACTTTCTCATCAAATTGACGGTAATTTTATCCCCAATTTTCGCCGACCGCTTCTAAAACAACAAGTCAATAACTTGCTTCTGGCGACCTGCGTAAATAGTTTTGATGATAGTGAGCTTTTACTGGGTGAAATGGCTAGCTATATCGATGCTCCATCATCTCTTAATGATTCTCTAGTTGAGGGCCTAAAGCCAAGTTCAGGTTGGATTATGAGGATTTTCGCATTCAATTATGTCCATTCATTGTTGCAGCAAGGACCCAAAGGAATTCAGGAAATTACCCAGAGTTTTGACAAGATCATGAAGCTCTTTTGCCGATATTTGGATGATCCTCATCATAAAGTAGCACAAGCTGCTTTCTCAACACTATTGGAGATGATCCCAGGTTTTAAAAAGCCTTTTGAGACTTATCTTGACAGGACTTTACCGCAAGTTTTTGGTCGGTTAAATGACCCAAAGGAATCAATTAGACAATCATGCTCAAAAATCTTAGACATTGTCGGTGCATATTATGGAATTGAATCCTTATTACCAGCGCTTGTCCGTTCATTCGATGAAAAGAAGTCCCCTAAGGCAAAATTAGCTATCATTCAGTTTGCAAATAGCTCATTCAGCAAACAAGTTATAAATGATGATGATTATTCTGGTCATGGATTTCTTAAActatggctttctaagctagaacctttatttaatgacaaaaatataaagCTAAAAGAAGCAGCTGTGACTGGATTCCTatcaatttattcaaattacAATCCTGGATCTGTTTTAACATTTATACTTAGCTTCTCAGTTGAAAAACAGAAAGTGCTCAGACGGGCACTTAAGCGGTATACTTCGAGGATAGAGATTGATATAGTGAATTTTGTTCACACTAAGAAAGACAGGCAATGGCCAAGATCTTTCTATGACCATTTTGATTCCACTGGAACATCTTTCAATGAAACTTATTGTGGAGCACCAATGAAAGGTTCTGCTAGCAAGGATGGTTTAAGGAAAATGAACTCCATGCAGCAATGTTCCACTTCCCTCAGTCAGTCTGATTGTGGTGAAAATATGCAGCTAGTTTATCATAACAACAAGGCTGGCTTGGACTCTCAGGTGCACAGGCACAATATACCAACGCAGCTCATGATCGCAGATGAAAAGCTGACTTCAGATAGTGGAACCAGCTTTCCCCAACTGCTCCATCAG GTTAGCGGGAATGATCGAAAGTCAAGTTCAGACAAACATAAGGCACTTCATCAGTTGGCTGAAGTTCTGAAAACCAGTGAACATTCTGCCATGGCCAAGGTTATAGACCTGTTTACAGGCTTTCCTCTATTCAATTTACATAATTGA
- the LOC109713430 gene encoding CLIP-associated protein-like isoform X3: MEKDVEIPRGISPKWKSSSRESSFFGGAANYPSFCLLLKQLVAPLHTQLLDRRSSIIKQACHLLSFLSKELLGDFESYAEMFIPVLLKLVVITVYVIAESADNCIKMMLRNCKVSRILPRIVNCVKNDRSAVLRARCCEYALLILGYWADTPEILRSADLYEDLIKCSVADAVSEVRSTARACYRMFAKIWPERSTRLFLSFDTVRQKIINDEDGEKHEICASPSLNKQAIQLLQTPSHAPSLNSPACATSNALAMDKTIDFASLSQTKLWSISDSEKNYQSLLSACKEKGPPIAISVKAVNVSDKESPHISYLNNSDLGVDHLSASFSLQNSAFSHASTATLNKDIVNHGDQDSENLIPLVHSAKDSTKSPNAGQLSLDSVSASSLPCTSKSSEKSQNGGVIEFTNDIRSSKQLSHQIDGNFIPNFRRPLLKQQVNNLLLATCVNSFDDSELLLGEMASYIDAPSSLNDSLVEGLKPSSGWIMRIFAFNYVHSLLQQGPKGIQEITQSFDKIMKLFCRYLDDPHHKVAQAAFSTLLEMIPGFKKPFETYLDRTLPQVFGRLNDPKESIRQSCSKILDIVGAYYGIESLLPALVRSFDEKKSPKAKLAIIQFANSSFSKQVINDDDYSGHGFLKLWLSKLEPLFNDKNIKLKEAAVTGFLSIYSNYNPGSVLTFILSFSVEKQKVLRRALKRYTSRIEIDIVNFVHTKKDRQWPRSFYDHFDSTGTSFNETYCGAPMKGSASKDGLRKMNSMQQCSTSLSQSDCGENMQLVYHNNKAGLDSQVHRHNIPTQLMIADEKLTSDSGTSFPQLLHQVSGNDRKSSSDKHKALHQLAEVLKTSEHSAMAKVIDLFTGFPLFNLHN, from the exons ATGGAGAAGGATGTGGAGATTCCGAGGGGAATTAGCCCGAAATGGAAGAGCAGTTCGAGGGAATCATCGTTCTTCGGAG GTGCTGCCAATTATCCATCATTTTGCCTTCTTCTAAAGCAGCTTGTTGCCCCATTACACACTCAGCTACTGGATCGACGCTCTAGCATCATTAAACAG GCCTGTCATCTATTGAGCTTCTTATCAAAGGAACTTCTAGGAGACTTTGAGTCTTATGCTGAGATGTTCATTCCG GTTCTCCTTAAGCTTGTTGTTATAACAGTTTATGTAATTGCTGAGTCAGCAGACAATTGTATAAAAATG ATGTTGCGGAACTGCAAGGTTTCACGTATTCTTCCACGAATTGTCAATTGTGTCAAGAATGACCGAAGTGCAGTTCTACGTGCTAG GTGCTGTGAGTATGCACTTCTGATACTAGGGTACTGGGCTGATACCCCAGAAATACTTCGTTCAGCTGATTTGTATGAAGATCTGATTAAGTGCAGTGTAGCAGATGCCGTTAGTGAG GTGCGATCAACTGCACGAGCTTGCTACAGGATGTTTGCCAAAATTTGGCCGGAGCGTTCCACTCGCCTTTTCTTGTCATTTGACACTGTCAGACAAAAG ATAATCAATGATGAAGATGGCGAGAAGCACGAAATATGTGCTTCTCCATCACTTAACAAACAAGCAATTCAACTACTGCAAACTCCATCTCATGCTCCTAGCCTAAATTCACCTGCATGTGCTACTTCTAATGCACTTGCAATGGACAAGACCATCGATTTTGCTTCTTTATCACAAACAAAGCTATGGTCAATCAGTGATTCAGAAAAAAATTACCAGAGTCTTCTCTCTGCTTGTAAAGAAAAGGGTCCACCAATTGCAATATCCGTGAAAGCTGTAAATGTATCAGACAAGGAAAGCCCTCATATTTCATACTTGAACAATTCTGATTTAG GAGTTGATCACTTGTCTGCAAGTTTCTCTTTACAGAATTCAGCATTTTCTCATGCATCCACGGCTACTTTAAACAAGGATATTGTAAATCATGGCGATCAAGATTCAGAAAATCTCATCCCTCTGGTCCACTCGGCGAAAGATTCTACGAAATCACCTAACGCCGGTCAGTTATCATTAGATTCCGTGTCAGCCTCTTCATTGCCTTGCACTTCAAAAAGTTCAGAAAAGTCTCAAAATGGGGGTGTCATTGAATTCACTAATGATATTAGATCAAGTAAGCAACTTTCTCATCAAATTGACGGTAATTTTATCCCCAATTTTCGCCGACCGCTTCTAAAACAACAAGTCAATAACTTGCTTCTGGCGACCTGCGTAAATAGTTTTGATGATAGTGAGCTTTTACTGGGTGAAATGGCTAGCTATATCGATGCTCCATCATCTCTTAATGATTCTCTAGTTGAGGGCCTAAAGCCAAGTTCAGGTTGGATTATGAGGATTTTCGCATTCAATTATGTCCATTCATTGTTGCAGCAAGGACCCAAAGGAATTCAGGAAATTACCCAGAGTTTTGACAAGATCATGAAGCTCTTTTGCCGATATTTGGATGATCCTCATCATAAAGTAGCACAAGCTGCTTTCTCAACACTATTGGAGATGATCCCAGGTTTTAAAAAGCCTTTTGAGACTTATCTTGACAGGACTTTACCGCAAGTTTTTGGTCGGTTAAATGACCCAAAGGAATCAATTAGACAATCATGCTCAAAAATCTTAGACATTGTCGGTGCATATTATGGAATTGAATCCTTATTACCAGCGCTTGTCCGTTCATTCGATGAAAAGAAGTCCCCTAAGGCAAAATTAGCTATCATTCAGTTTGCAAATAGCTCATTCAGCAAACAAGTTATAAATGATGATGATTATTCTGGTCATGGATTTCTTAAActatggctttctaagctagaacctttatttaatgacaaaaatataaagCTAAAAGAAGCAGCTGTGACTGGATTCCTatcaatttattcaaattacAATCCTGGATCTGTTTTAACATTTATACTTAGCTTCTCAGTTGAAAAACAGAAAGTGCTCAGACGGGCACTTAAGCGGTATACTTCGAGGATAGAGATTGATATAGTGAATTTTGTTCACACTAAGAAAGACAGGCAATGGCCAAGATCTTTCTATGACCATTTTGATTCCACTGGAACATCTTTCAATGAAACTTATTGTGGAGCACCAATGAAAGGTTCTGCTAGCAAGGATGGTTTAAGGAAAATGAACTCCATGCAGCAATGTTCCACTTCCCTCAGTCAGTCTGATTGTGGTGAAAATATGCAGCTAGTTTATCATAACAACAAGGCTGGCTTGGACTCTCAGGTGCACAGGCACAATATACCAACGCAGCTCATGATCGCAGATGAAAAGCTGACTTCAGATAGTGGAACCAGCTTTCCCCAACTGCTCCATCAG GTTAGCGGGAATGATCGAAAGTCAAGTTCAGACAAACATAAGGCACTTCATCAGTTGGCTGAAGTTCTGAAAACCAGTGAACATTCTGCCATGGCCAAGGTTATAGACCTGTTTACAGGCTTTCCTCTATTCAATTTACATAATTGA